CTTTATtcaaaatgaacaattatttatttaacaatttaggaAATACATGTGCAGTCTTTCCTAAATTGAAAGTCTTTGGACTTTTCAGACTCCATCATGACgacttcatatatatatatatatatatatattatatatataataatctttgtaatatagcaataagtaaggtattttacatgctttttgtaaagtgtcttgagataacacttgttatgagttgacgctatacaaaataaattgaattgaattgaattgaatatacTCTGACAGCAAGATAGGATACCCTCCTATGTATCtatttcattcattatttgaGAGTTTCAGTACAAATGGAACAATCATACAGCCTGCCTCTaatgacacacaaacagtcagatTATCAGATATTTGGCTAACATGGTTAACATTAGACTtttattaaaaagataaaactcTGCCCCTCTGCTTTCACATGTGTGGTAACTAtcacttcctttctttcttttttttacagaaatgcCATCCGCCCATCAGTCAAAAGCAATGCTCGCAGCCTGTTCAGCCCTGTTTCAAATTTCTGTGCGGAACTGCAGTGAGGGGTCCTTCATCTTTCTCTTGTAGTCTTCATCAAACTCTTCGTTCTGGGCCACAGTGAAATGGTTCTTCCAGTCACCAACTTTTCCTGCAGCACAACAGAGAAtctgtcagggtttttttttttttttttaagctctaGGGCTgtattcacaaagcctcctGAGTGCTAGTCATTCCTGGTGACAAAATTGTTAGAATCATGACACTTTCTATGAATTATCCCTCAAATTTAagactagatccttgtaaagataaaagttattcacaaagtgtcttaagagagctcctaaggtgtAAAAACGTTAGGAGTAGTTAGGAGCACTTTTAACAGGCAGGACTTTTTAGCAGTTTCTGAagcaaccaatcacagcttctgaaaaaaaatatgtcataCCTAGCAACGGGGTCAACCAAGCCTCCTCactaagataaaagtttctgtctctcccttgctcagagttgctctgagaatgttcctaaatcactcctaGGCTATAAGTCCTTGCTAGGATTTTTTTAAGCGAGGAGCTCTCcgagaggattctcagaatgtttgtgaatacgggcCCTCTTTTGTGTCATGTAACCCACatgtggttatttatttatgaagttACCTTTTCTCATGAAAGGAGAGATTTTAAAATCCATTACAGGGAGCGTAGAGTAGTTGGCCATGctgttctttttcatgttaTCAAACTGAACACTTCCTGCGACTCTTTGCACCTCCTCCGCTGAGGGAGACATACCCAGAAAGTTGCAGAGTTTGTCTATTTCCCGTCCAGTATCCTGCGGGAGGAAATGATCAGATTATGGTCACAGTATTTTACACACTCATGGGgagctttagaaaaaaaacagcctgaagaaaaaaaaaatgaataacctCAATCAGGTCCTCGTAGAACATGTAATGGAGGTTTGAATAAGACTGCTTCTTCTCCCACCAGCCGCTCACATGGTCATACCAGGATCCAAACACAGCTAAGACCACAGAACAGTACATTAAGGCACCAAAGTAATCCAAAGTCATCTCTGTtctatgaaaacattttatgtgTCATACTCTTTCCCTCCATGAATCTGTGGAAGTAGTTGCTCCAGTCTCCAGGCTCTGGCTGAACATTATTCATGCGGTCAAAGTGAAAGTAGGAGACCATGTTGTCTTTGGCATTGCGTGCCACATAGACGATCTGTA
This region of Labrus bergylta chromosome 12, fLabBer1.1, whole genome shotgun sequence genomic DNA includes:
- the LOC109976437 gene encoding cytosolic sulfotransferase 3; this encodes MDSLRPELIEFHGVFMSHYFTDNWENVQNFKARPDDILIATYPKAGTTWVSYILDLLYFGQTNPERQSSIPIYDRVPFLEIFVPSIDAGKDLADRLQTSPRLIKTHFPVQFVPKSFWEQNCRIVYVARNAKDNMVSYFHFDRMNNVQPEPGDWSNYFHRFMEGKTVFGSWYDHVSGWWEKKQSYSNLHYMFYEDLIEDTGREIDKLCNFLGMSPSAEEVQRVAGSVQFDNMKKNSMANYSTLPVMDFKISPFMRKGKVGDWKNHFTVAQNEEFDEDYKRKMKDPSLQFRTEI